In one window of Methanoculleus chikugoensis DNA:
- a CDS encoding TrmB family transcriptional regulator yields MTAEIVPGLRALGMNEYAASVYSTLVGLQKATARDIHEVSGVPRGRIYEILNDLTRRGFIAVEEGSPTSYYVLDIDVVFDRLKEDYTRTLDETRETLKSLSVKPRLPPDSFFILRSGWAIENHISSLFRRVKKSMVILCYDPGFLRKHYAAIKPLERKIDLYVVVRKKEDYVDIRLPIYEARGTVLDLLESSPMNESVIGLRKDVCTILVDGRDFLVIAAAGSGRHAVIGSDMPIIGYLQKTIVERLTRS; encoded by the coding sequence ATGACTGCTGAGATTGTTCCCGGGCTCCGGGCTCTCGGGATGAACGAATATGCGGCAAGCGTCTACTCTACACTTGTCGGGCTGCAGAAAGCGACCGCACGGGACATCCACGAGGTGAGCGGGGTACCCCGGGGACGGATCTACGAGATCTTAAATGATCTGACCCGACGGGGGTTCATCGCGGTCGAGGAGGGATCCCCCACCTCTTACTACGTGCTCGACATCGACGTGGTCTTCGACCGGCTCAAAGAAGACTACACCCGCACCCTCGACGAGACCCGCGAGACGTTGAAGAGCCTCTCGGTCAAACCGCGTCTTCCTCCCGATTCGTTCTTCATTCTCAGGAGCGGCTGGGCAATCGAGAACCATATCTCCTCGCTCTTTCGCCGGGTAAAGAAGAGCATGGTGATCCTCTGCTACGACCCCGGTTTCCTCCGGAAGCACTATGCGGCCATCAAGCCGCTCGAGCGCAAGATCGACCTCTACGTGGTCGTACGGAAGAAGGAAGATTATGTCGACATCAGGCTTCCGATCTACGAGGCCAGAGGAACCGTGCTCGATCTTCTTGAATCTTCGCCTATGAACGAGTCCGTGATTGGCCTGAGGAAGGATGTGTGTACGATACTGGTCGACGGCCGGGACTTCCTCGTCATCGCCGCTGCAGGCTCCGGGCGGCACGCGGTGATCGGGTCGGATATGCCGATCATCGGGTATCTGCAGAAGACGATCGTCGAGCGGCTCACCAGATCGTGA
- a CDS encoding efflux RND transporter permease subunit — MKNPYERLADAVNNHTWIVAGVAVAVFLLACFGLTMVTMQTGDDTYIDKDTPRGALLAHYKDTYGSDAIMLIYEADSVRNPEILGYIDHLQEDLRNERYVDGVSGVVDLVKQANGGTLPSSTAEINAIIREAPPELVERMLPSDLMTISIINLEPGVGLDVQKQILGNIETIISISEPPAGVSVTVSGNPAFSKEMGEAMGAEMGTLILVAMVFMTIAVMLLFSHVRYRLLPIGVVTVGLILTFGLMGLFGIPVSMVVVAAFPVLIGVGIDYAIQFHARFDEEARHSPLPKAVWTTITQMGPAILIAMTATALGFIAMFFAPVPMIADFGKVCAIGVASCYVAALVIIPVFGLITNYRPKNETQTVNPAPGTGHSLVERYEHLIGKMAHTVAKHPLPVLLIFGVVAVGGYYLDEKVPISADEKTFVPDTMPALQDMEKITRTMGSTTSVPIIVAGDDVLSLEMLEWIDRFGTYELEHNDKMTGVTSVATLIRDYNGGVLPATSAEVDAVVARIPEATLKGYLNGRMETALKFSTVAMEMDAQKSFIEGIRSDIAWNDPPAGATVTITGSGEMFTALMDDIAESKTFMTLLGFAFILGFLLLVYRRIGAVSPLIPIAFVVGWCGAIMYFLGLDYTPLTAVLGSMSIGVASEYTIVIMERCEEELAKGVGYLEAIQTAVQKIGMAITVSGAATISGFAALTVSTFNIISNFGIVTVITIGFSLVGAIIALPAVLSIMYRYAGSTRVTAPAGTGVTD, encoded by the coding sequence ATGAAGAACCCCTACGAGCGGCTCGCAGACGCCGTCAACAACCACACCTGGATCGTCGCCGGGGTCGCGGTGGCCGTCTTCCTCCTGGCATGCTTCGGCCTCACGATGGTGACGATGCAGACCGGCGACGACACCTACATCGACAAAGACACCCCCCGGGGCGCGCTCCTCGCTCATTACAAGGACACCTACGGCTCCGACGCGATCATGCTCATCTACGAGGCGGACAGTGTCCGAAATCCCGAGATCCTCGGGTATATCGACCATCTCCAGGAAGACCTCAGGAACGAACGCTACGTCGATGGGGTCTCCGGCGTCGTCGACCTCGTGAAGCAGGCAAATGGCGGCACCCTGCCGTCGTCCACGGCGGAGATCAACGCCATCATCAGAGAGGCTCCCCCCGAGCTCGTTGAGCGGATGCTGCCTTCGGACCTGATGACGATCAGCATCATCAACCTTGAACCGGGCGTCGGCCTGGATGTCCAGAAGCAGATCCTTGGAAACATCGAGACGATCATCAGCATATCGGAGCCTCCGGCGGGTGTCTCGGTCACCGTCTCCGGAAACCCGGCGTTCTCGAAAGAGATGGGCGAGGCGATGGGGGCGGAGATGGGCACGCTGATCCTTGTAGCCATGGTCTTCATGACCATCGCAGTGATGCTCCTCTTCTCCCACGTCCGCTACCGCCTCCTTCCCATCGGGGTCGTGACCGTCGGGCTCATCCTGACCTTCGGGCTCATGGGCCTCTTCGGGATCCCGGTCAGCATGGTAGTGGTTGCGGCGTTCCCGGTGCTGATCGGGGTCGGAATCGACTACGCGATTCAGTTCCACGCACGGTTCGACGAGGAGGCACGGCACTCCCCCCTCCCAAAGGCCGTATGGACCACCATCACGCAGATGGGGCCGGCGATCCTGATCGCAATGACGGCGACGGCCCTCGGGTTCATCGCGATGTTCTTTGCCCCGGTGCCGATGATAGCCGACTTCGGGAAGGTCTGCGCCATAGGAGTTGCCTCCTGTTACGTTGCGGCGCTCGTCATCATCCCGGTCTTCGGACTCATCACGAACTACCGGCCGAAGAACGAGACGCAGACGGTCAACCCCGCCCCGGGGACCGGGCATTCCCTCGTCGAGCGGTATGAGCACCTCATCGGGAAGATGGCGCATACCGTTGCAAAACACCCGCTTCCCGTTCTCCTGATCTTCGGCGTCGTTGCGGTAGGCGGGTACTATCTCGACGAGAAGGTTCCCATCAGCGCAGATGAGAAGACGTTCGTTCCCGACACGATGCCCGCCCTCCAGGACATGGAGAAGATAACCCGGACGATGGGGTCGACGACCTCCGTCCCGATCATCGTGGCCGGGGACGATGTCCTCTCCCTGGAGATGCTCGAATGGATAGATCGGTTCGGGACGTATGAACTCGAGCACAACGACAAGATGACCGGTGTGACAAGCGTCGCAACCCTGATCCGGGACTACAATGGAGGTGTCCTGCCCGCAACGAGCGCGGAGGTTGACGCCGTCGTCGCCCGGATCCCGGAGGCGACCCTGAAGGGTTACCTCAACGGGAGGATGGAGACGGCCCTCAAGTTCTCGACGGTCGCGATGGAGATGGACGCCCAGAAGTCTTTCATCGAGGGGATCCGGAGCGACATAGCCTGGAACGACCCCCCTGCCGGCGCGACGGTGACGATCACCGGTAGCGGGGAGATGTTCACCGCCCTCATGGACGATATCGCCGAATCCAAGACGTTCATGACCCTGCTCGGGTTCGCCTTCATCCTCGGGTTCCTGCTCCTCGTCTACCGGAGGATCGGGGCCGTATCGCCGCTCATCCCGATCGCTTTCGTCGTAGGCTGGTGCGGGGCGATCATGTACTTCCTCGGCCTCGACTACACCCCGCTGACCGCCGTACTCGGGTCGATGAGCATCGGCGTGGCCTCGGAGTACACCATCGTGATCATGGAGCGGTGTGAGGAGGAACTGGCAAAAGGCGTCGGCTACCTCGAAGCCATCCAGACCGCCGTCCAGAAGATCGGGATGGCGATCACGGTCTCAGGGGCGGCGACGATCTCCGGGTTTGCGGCGCTCACCGTATCGACCTTCAACATCATCTCTAACTTCGGGATCGTGACGGTCATCACCATCGGGTTCTCGCTCGTGGGCGCGATCATCGCATTGCCGGCGGTGCTCTCGATCATGTACCGCTACGCGGGGAGCACCCGGGTCACGGCTCCGGCGGGGACCGGGGTCACGGACTGA